A genomic region of Deinococcus ruber contains the following coding sequences:
- a CDS encoding IS4 family transposase — translation MVFLSMKTPPTCSPHSTVLAHLATHPWGLRAPTLALLAALILALVQREDVRLTKLAAHLPGKALHSSKVKQLHRFFKHIRLPEDVLARFVLSFADPLERLWLVIDRTNWRLGNIEINILLVAVIVHGQALPLMWTLLPHGGSSSSAVRNTLMERVLQVLPAKRIAGLLGDREFIGKKWFRFLNKAKVAPCIRLKGNTKVGGMPVWALFKGIPARGVYWWYRPLMVYGVPLRVCAVRDAHGHVLYVATLEHGRHALEAYSKRWSIECLFKHWKGSGFDLEATHLSHPDRLSTLLALVTLTSVWAWRVGETEHERAPGSVLAHGRLALSVVRYGLNTLKLALVNLLWTPSEPRSISQFLACAGKLSPT, via the coding sequence ATGGTGTTTCTGTCGATGAAAACACCCCCGACCTGCTCGCCTCATTCTACGGTTCTCGCCCACCTCGCCACGCACCCCTGGGGCCTACGTGCCCCCACTCTGGCCCTGCTCGCAGCCCTGATCCTCGCGCTGGTGCAGCGCGAGGACGTCCGTCTCACCAAACTCGCCGCCCACCTGCCTGGGAAGGCCCTCCACAGCAGCAAGGTGAAGCAGTTGCATCGCTTCTTCAAGCACATCCGGCTCCCAGAGGACGTGCTGGCGCGGTTCGTCCTGAGCTTCGCCGACCCCCTAGAACGCCTCTGGCTGGTCATTGACCGTACGAATTGGCGTTTAGGCAACATCGAGATCAACATCCTGCTCGTCGCCGTGATCGTCCATGGACAGGCACTGCCGCTGATGTGGACCCTGCTCCCCCATGGGGGGAGCAGTAGCTCAGCCGTCCGCAATACGCTGATGGAACGCGTGTTGCAGGTGCTGCCGGCCAAGCGGATCGCCGGTCTCTTGGGAGACCGCGAGTTTATCGGCAAGAAATGGTTCAGGTTCCTCAACAAGGCGAAGGTGGCGCCATGCATTCGCCTGAAGGGCAATACCAAGGTCGGTGGGATGCCCGTGTGGGCGCTGTTCAAGGGCATTCCTGCAAGGGGGGTCTACTGGTGGTACCGGCCGCTGATGGTCTACGGCGTTCCCCTCCGCGTGTGTGCCGTGCGCGATGCGCACGGCCATGTGCTCTACGTGGCGACGCTGGAGCATGGCCGGCACGCGTTGGAAGCGTATTCCAAGCGATGGAGCATTGAGTGCCTCTTCAAGCACTGGAAGGGCTCAGGATTCGATCTGGAGGCCACGCACCTCAGCCACCCTGACCGATTGAGCACCCTTCTGGCGCTCGTCACCCTCACCTCTGTATGGGCCTGGCGGGTCGGAGAAACCGAACACGAGCGAGCACCGGGATCGGTGCTCGCTCACGGACGCCTGGCCCTCTCGGTCGTGCGGTATGGGCTGAATACCTTGAAATTAGCGCTCGTCAATCTGCTCTGGACACCGTCTGAGCCGCGGTCGATCTCCCAGTTCCTAGCCTGTGCCGGCAAACTGTCCCCTACTTAG
- a CDS encoding thioredoxin family protein produces MTSAIGRGFVEELNDATFSHRIASGLWMVEFWSPDCRPCLAVSPVVHALAGEYGSVAQFGSVNVDTELKTSLSQRVMGVPTVVLFQDGRPADVLYTTYPAHIYRERLMRLVNPSRP; encoded by the coding sequence ATGACCTCGGCGATCGGACGGGGATTCGTCGAAGAGTTGAACGACGCCACCTTCAGCCACCGGATTGCCAGCGGTCTGTGGATGGTGGAGTTCTGGTCACCTGACTGCCGACCTTGCCTGGCTGTGAGTCCCGTGGTTCATGCGCTTGCTGGCGAGTACGGTAGTGTCGCCCAGTTTGGCTCAGTCAACGTGGACACAGAACTGAAAACGTCACTGTCACAGCGGGTGATGGGTGTTCCTACCGTTGTGCTGTTTCAGGACGGTCGACCGGCGGACGTGCTATATACCACCTATCCAGCTCACATCTACCGGGAACGGTTGATGCGGCTTGTCAACCCGTCTCGTCCCTAA